The segment CCGAACCCGGCACCACCACGGTCAGCGGCACCCGGGCCTGGCCGCCCGTCATCAGCGAGAACTTGTGCGCCTGGTTGGCGAGTTGCTCGAACACCAGGAACAGCAGCGACGGGATCTGCAGTTCGATCACCGGGCGCATCCCGTTCAGTGCGGCCCCGATGCCCGCCGAGGTGAACGCCTGCTCCGACAGCGGGACGTCCACCACCCTTTCGGCGCCGAAGCGTTGCTGCAGGCCCAGGGTCAGGCCGGCCAGCCCCGCGCCGACGTCCTCGCCGAACACGCACACCGCCGGGTCGGCCTCCAGCGCGTCCGCCAGCGCCCGGTTCATCGCCTTGGCGTACGACAACAGCGTCACAGTGCCGCTCCCGACCGGGGCCGCAGCCCGCTCGCGTACAGGTGGTCATTGGCCGTCGCCGGATCGGGCTCCGCCGAGGCCAGCGCGAACTCGGCGGCGGCGGAGAGCAGTTCGGCCACCTCGCGGTCGATCTCCGCCATCCGCCCGGTCGGCAGGCCGGTCGCCAGCGGATCGCGCTCCCGCCAGGACGCCACCTCCTCGGCCGTCCGGTACGACAGCCGGAAGCGTCGTTCCATCGTGTGGTGTGCCTCGAACCGGTACGTCAGGCACTCCAGGAACGACGGACCGCCCCCCGCGCGCGCCCGCTCCACCGCCCGCCCGGCCGCCGCCCGGACCGCCTCCACGTCCATCCCGTCCACCGTCTCGGCCGGGATGCCGAAGGCCGCCGCCCGGCCGCAGGCCGAACCGCCCACCGCCGAGGCGGCCGGCAGCGTCGTCGCGTAGCCGTTGTTCTCACAGACGAACACCGCCGGCGCCCGCCAGATCGACGCCAGGTTCAACGCCTCCAGCAGGACGCCCTGGTTGAGCGCGCCGTCGCCGAAGAACGAGGCCACCACGGTCGGTTCACCGCGCCGCCGGGCCGCCCAGGCCGAGCCGACCGCGATCGGCGCGCCCGCGCCGACGATGCCGTTCGCGCCCAGGATGCCCAACGAGAAGTCCGCGGCGTGCATCGAACCGCCCCGACCGCCGTTCAACCCGCCGACCCGGCCCAGCAGTTCGGCCAGCAGCCGACCGGGGTCCGCGCCCTTGGCCAGCACGTGCCCGTGCCCGCGGTGGGTCGAGGTCAACTGGTCGGCCGGATCCAGCGCGGCGCACACGCCGACCGCCACCGCCTCCTGCCCGATGTACGGGTGGGTGCCGCCGACCACCAGCCCCGACCGCACCCACTCCAGGGCCAGCTCCTCGAACGAGCGGATCAGCCGCATCGTCCGGTACCGGCCCGCCGGGTCCGCCAGGTGCGGCAGGCTCACCGGCCCGACCGCCGCGGCTCCGACCGCTGCGGCTCCGACTGCCGCGACTCCGACCGCCACAGCACCGGGCAGAACTCCGGGTCCGCGTAGTCCGGCCGGCCGTCCGCGTCCCGCCGCACCACCGCGTCGTGGTTGTACACCACCGGCGAGCCGTCCGGCTTCAGGAACGAGCGGTACCGGTTCGCCCCGTCCTGCAGGTGCAGCGACACCGCCCGGCGCGGCTGCGCCGACCGGTTCGGGCCCGAGCCGTGGTAGGTGCGGCAGTGGTGGAAGGACACGTGCCCGTGCGGGATCTCGATCGGCACGGTCCGTACCTCGGTACCGTTGAACTCGGCGTTCTCCCGCAGCAGTTGCTCCAGTTCGGAGCGGTCCCGGGCCGCGAAGTGCCGGGTCGAGTCGTCGCCGCCCGGCCGTTCCTCCCAGCGGTGGCTGCCGTCCACCATGGTGATGGTGCCCATCTCCTCCGTGCAGTCGTGGAACGGCAGGAACGCCGTCAGCATCCGCTGCGAGGTGGACGTCTGCCAGTAGTGCTTGTCGAAGTGCCACGGCACCACGTTGCTCGGCTCGCCCGGCACCGGCGGCTTGAAGATCAGCGTCGACTGGAACAGCCGGATCTCCTCCGCCTGCGCGAGCCGGGCCGCGACCGCGCCCAGCAGCGGCTTGCGCAGGATCCGGCCGATCTCCCCGTGCTCGTAGTGCACGTAGTCGTTGTGCCGCTGGACCGGCCCGTCCGACGGCTTCCAGGACGCCAGGTGCGGTGGCCGGGCCGGGAGTTCGCGGTCCCGCTCGCCCCCGTAGTAGCGCTCGGTGGCGTCCTGCAGCGCGTCCAGCTCGGCGTCGGAGAACAGCCGCCGGGACAGGTACCAGCCGCGCTCCGCGTACTCCAGTACCTCCTCGACGGTCGGCAGCAGCGCCGACTCCTCCTCGGTCAACTCGAACTGCTCCGCAACGGTGGTCATTTCGCGCTCCTCTCTCGTCCGTCCGGGCCTTGACCGGTCAGCTGTCCGCGGTGGCGCGCTCGCGCTCCACCGCCTCGTACAGGGCCTTGATGTTGGCGGTGCCGAAGGTGCCGGCGCCGCGCCGCTCCACCAGCTCCAGGAAGAAGGTCCGGCGCGGGTGGGTCGAGCGGGCGAAGATCTGGAACAGCTGGCCGCCGTGGTCCCGGTCCACCAGCACGTTGGTGTCCCGGAGTTCGGGCACCGGGATGGCCGTCGGGCCGAGCCGCGACTCCAGCGCCTCGTAGTACGCGCCCGGGGTGCTCAGGAACGCCACCCCGCGCCCGGCCAACTCCCGCACCGCGGCGGTGATCGACTCCGTCGCGTACGCCACGTGCTGGACGCCCGCGCCGCCGTGCGCCTCCAGGAAGCCGTCGATCTGGCCGGACGCCCGCGAGGTGTCCGGCTCCAGCAGGGTGAAGGTGACCGTCCCGCACGGGCTCTGCACCACCCGGGAGTCCATCGCCTGGTCACCGACCTCCACGTACTCCCGGAAGATCTCCCGGAAGCCCAGCCCGCGCACCGCCCAGTCCACCGAGGGGGCCAACTGCCCTCCCGGCACCACGATCGCCACGTGGTCCAGCGACAACAGCGCTCCCTCGCCCGGCAGTTCACCGCCCGGCAGCAGGTCCTCCGGGCCGACGAAACGCAGCGCCAGGTCGCCGAAGCCGGAGACCGTGCCCGCCCCGTCCAGGCAGCCGCCGCCCGCCTCCAGCGCCCGCTCGGCGGCCGAGGCCGCCGCCACCCCGTCGGCGTGCCGCAGCGCGATCACCGCGACGCCGTCGCCGTGCCGCCGCACCCATGCCGCGACCGGGTGCTCGGTCTCCACCGCCGAGGTCAGCAGCACCCGGATCGAACCCTGGTGCGCCAGCACCTGGCTGGTCCCCGGCGCGTCCTGGGCCGGCTCGCTCAGCGTGAACCCCCAGTCGTCGCGCAGTTGGGCGGCGTACTTGTGGGCGTCTTCCACGTACAGTTCGGTGTACGCGATGCCGGGCACGGTCATGAGTCCCCTCCGAGGTGCTTGGCCGTGATGCTCGGCGGCCCGAACAGCAGGCTCAGGTTGTGGCCGCCGAACGCGATCGAGTTGGACAGGGCGTGGCGCACGACACTGTGCTCGGCCGCGCCGCGGACGTGCCGCAACGCGCAGGCCTCGTCCGGCTGTTCGAGGTTCAGGGTGGGCGGGATCAGGCCCTCGGCGACGGTCAGCGCCGACACCGCCGCCTCCACCGCCCCCGAGGCGCCCAGCAGGTGGCCGGTCGCGCCCTTGGTCGAGCTCACCCACGGGTCGTGGTCGCCGAACACCTCGCGCAGGGCCGCCGCCTCCGCCCGGTCGCCCAGCTTGGTCCCGGTGCCATGGGCGTTGACGTAGTCGACGGCCGTCGGCGGCAGGCCCGCCGAGCGCAGCGCGGCCCGCATCGCGGAGATCGCGCCCGCGCCGTCCGGGCGCGGCATGGTCGGGTGGTGGGCGTCGGTGGCCGCACCCCAACCAGCCAGCCCCGCATAGGCGTTGGCCCCACGGGAAGCCGCGTGCTCGGTGCTCTCCAGGACCAGGACGGCGCTGCCCTCGCCCAGCACGAAGCCGTTGCGGCGGGCGTCGAACGGCCGGGACGCCTGCGTCGGGTCATCCCAACCGGCGGCCAGCGCACGCGAGTTGTCGAAGGCGGCGGCGATCGTCGGGTGCAGCGGGGCCTCCGCGCCGCCGCACACCACCACGTCCGCCTCGCCGCCGCGGATCAGCCGCAGGCCCTCGGCGATCGCCTGCGCGCCGGCCGCGCAGGCCGTGATCACCGCCGAGCTGTAGCCGCGGATGCCGTGCGTGATGGCGATCCGGGCGGCCGCCATGTTCGACAGCATGCCCGGCAGCAGGTACGGGCTGACCGCGGCCCGGCCGCGCGCGCGCCGTCCGACGGCCTGCAGCTCGTAGCTCTCCAGCCCGCCGCCGCCGGTGCCCAGCACCACCGCCACCCGCTCCGGATCGGTGTCCTGACGGATCGTCAGTTTCGCGTCCGTGAGGGCGTCCTCGGCGGCGGCCAGGGCGAGCAGCAGGTAGCGGTCGGCGACCCGGGTCTCGGTCGGCGGCAGCACCTCGGTGGCCGGGACGTGCGGGGCGATGCCCGCGACCCGCAGCCAGCCCGCCGCCGAGTGGTCGGCGGGCGGCGCGACCAGGCCGGAGCGGCCGGCCGCGAGGGCGCGGAACGACTCGGGCACGGCCCGGCCCAGCGGCGTCACCCAGCCGATGCCGGTGACCTGCGCGGCGACCTGCGCGGTGACCTGCGCGGCGATGGGTCCGGCGATGGGTCCGGCCTGGCTCACGGCGCCTCGGTTCCGGCGGTCGCGGTCGCGGTCGCGCTCTCGGTTCCGGCGGTCGCGGCCGCCGTCGCGGTGCTCTCGGCCAGGTGGCGCTGGCGCAGCAGCACCTTGCGGACCTTGCCGGTCGGGCCGAGCGGGATCCGGCCGTCCGGGACGGGCAGCACCGCGCGGACCACGGCCGCGACGTGCGGCTCCAGCGCGGCGAGCACCTCGGCAGTGCGGTCGGCGTCCTGGTCGGCGGCCGGGTCGAGTTGCAGCAGCACGTCGGCGATCGTCCGCTCGCCGTCGCGGAAGGCGACCACGGTGCAGTCGTGCACGTCCGGGCAGGAGGCCAGTACGCGCTCCTCGCTGGCAGCGGTGTGCAGGCGCCGGCCGTCGCCGAGGTCGACGGTGTCGACGGCGCGGTCCACGTGGTAGTAGTAGCCGTCCTCGTCGCGGTACATCAGGTCGCCGGTGAGGAAGTAGTCGCGCACCCGGGTGCGGTGGGTGGTGACCGAGTCGTTCCAGTAGCCGGGCGACAGGGTGGGTGAGCGGGTGCCCAACTCGCCCACCTCACCCGGGCCGAGCTCGTTTCCGTCCGGGTCGAGGACCGCGCAGTCGACGAAGGCGTGCGGGCGGCCCACGCAGCGGCCGTAGCGGTCGGAGTCGGCGGTGTGGCTGATGTGGAAGTGCGAGTGGCCCATCTCGGACGAGCCGAGGCCGTCGATGAACACCGATCCGGCGGCGCGCACCCGGCCCTGGCGGGTGGCGGTCTCGCGCGAACCCTGGGCGACCAGGCGGCGGATGTGCGCCTCGTGCGCGCAGTCGCCGGTGTTCCACCACAGGCCGACCGAGGACAGGTCGCGCGCGTCCAGGTCGCGCCGGGCCAGGTCGGCCCAGGTGGTGGCGAACCCGTAGACGCCGACCGGCTGCCAGCGCTCGATCGCGTCCAGCACCGCCGGGCCCGACTGCTGGGAGATCAGGTGCAGTTGGGCGTCGAAGCTGAGCGCCAGGTTGACCGCGATCAGTGTCGCCGCGTGCGCGGCCGGCAGCGCGCTGAGCACCCGGTCGATGCCCTGCGGGCGGGGCAGCAGCAGGCGGTGCCGGATCGCCGCGTACAGGCTCTGGTGCGAGTGCAGCACCGCCTTCGGCAGGCCGGTGGTGCCCGAGGAGTGGGTGATCGCCACCGGGTCGGTCGGCCAGTGCCGGTACGGGGCTGGCGCCGACTCCGGGTCGCCGTCGGCGAGTTCGGCGGTGTCGGCGAGGACCGGGGCGCCGAAGTCGACGTCCGCGAGGGCCTTGGCGTGCGCGGTGTCGGCGAGCAGCCCGACCGCGTTCAACCGGCGCAGGTAGCGGGCCGAAGTGTCCGCGTCCAGTGCCGGGTTGAGCAGGGCCGGGATCGCGCCGAGGCGGCTCAGCGCCAGGAAGGACAGCACCTGGTCGGCGGCGGCGGACGCCTGCACGGCGACCGGGTCGCGTCGACGCACCCCCAGGGCGTGCAGCGCGGCGGCCCTGGCCCTTACCGCGACGTCGAGTTGACGGAGCGTCAGGGCTTCGTTCGCCGGGTGGGAGTCGACGGGGGTGTCGAAGGTCAGGGTCGGCGAGTCCAGGCCGAGGCCCTGCTCGACCCGGGTGGTCAGGACGTTGCCCGCGCCGACGGAGCTGTCCGCGGACAGCGTGGCGCGAAGGGTTCGGAGGCTCATCGTTCCCGTTCTGGTCGTGGTGCGGGAGGGGGGAATCCCTCGGGCGGGGCCGCGCCGCGCGAGGGAGGAGGGCGAGGGGGTGGTACCGGCGGGGGCGCCCGGTCGCTCAGGGGGCGAGCAGGACGGCGGTGGCGTGGTCGGGCGGGCCCTGGACGGCGGTGATCACGAGCACCTGCTCGGCATCCCCGTCCTCGATCAACAGGGCCGCCCGGTCGTGCAGTTCGCGCTCGTCCTCGAAGCCGGGACCGAGCGCGACGACCGGACCGTCCAACTGCCAGCGGGCGGCGACGTGTCCGAGGACGGCGTTCGGATTGGACTGGAAGAACAGCAGCGGCGGAACCCGCAGCCCGGCGGCGGTGGCCCGGGCCAGCGCGTCCGCCGTGCCGGTGTCGCCGGTCGGACTGGCCAGCAGCAGCGCCGTGCGCGGCGCCCCGGCGGCCGGCGGCGCCCCGTAACGGGCGCGCAGGCAGCGCTCGGCGGTTCCGCCACCAGCGGACTGAACGCGGACTCCACGAACCCCGCGATGGCGGGCAGTTCGTCCGCCGGCCCGTCCGGCCACCGGGCGGCGGCCAGCACCCGCAACGGCCCGGCGAGCAGCCGGGGCGCCGAGGCGGGCGCGGGTACGGGGGGCGTGGCGTACGGGGCGGGCGAGGTGGTCGGGGCGGTCGGGGCGGTCATGCGGGAGCCACCAGGAGGACGGGCCGGGGACGGCGGGTACGGGGAACGGGCGGGGTGCGGGCCTCAGCAGGGGAGGCGGCCGCCGCGGTACATGGCGCACGGGGTGTACGTGGTGTCCGGGGCGTACGGGACGGCGGCCGGTCCGGGGCGGGGGTCGAGTGGTGGGCGCGTCGGTCCCGGCGGCGGGGGTGCCGCCGGGGGCGCGGGCGGGTCGGTGGCGGGGAGAGGAGGCGGGACGGTCATTCGGCTGCCACCAGGAGTGCGGTGTCGGCGCCGCCGAACGCGGCGTTCAGGGTCAGGGCGAGGGCCGGCGCCGGAGCGGCCGGCCGGGGGCGGTCGAGGACCAGGTCGAGCGGGCAGCCAGGGTCGGGCGCCTGCCAGCCGGCGTTCACCGGCAGCGACCCGGCGCGCAACACGCCCACGGTGACGGCCAGTTCGAGCAGGGCGGAAGCCTCCAGGGCGTGGCCGTGCACGGACTTGGTGGAGCTGACCGGCGGGGTGCCGGCCGGGAAGACCGCGCGCAGGGCGGCGGCCTCGGCGAGGTCGCCGAGCTTGGAGCCCGCGCCGTTGGCGTTGACGTAGCCGACCGCGGCCGGCTCGGCCCCCGCCCGGGCCAGCGCCCCGTGCACCGCCCGGGCCAGACCGGTGCCGTCCGGGTGCGGCCGGCAGACGTGGTAGGCGTCCCCGGTCCGGGCCCAGCCGGCGATCCTGGCGAGCGCCCGGCCGCCGCGCCGGCGCAGGGCCGGCTCGGACTCCAGGACCACCGCCACCGCCGCGTCCCCGAGCAGCATCCCCTGCCGCCCCAGGCTGAACGGGCGGACGGCGCCGTCCCCGGACAGCGCCCGGCCGGCGTCGAACACCGCGAAGGTGTCCGGCTCGACCAGGTATCCGGCCGCGACCAGTACCCGCTCGCGGCGGCCGGAGGCGATCAGCGCGGCGGCGTCGGCGACCGCGGTGGCCGCCGCGACGCACGCGCCGGTGTACACCCGGGGCCGCAGGCCGGTGCGCTCGGCGACCTCGGCGGCGACTGGTCCGGCCCGCCGGTCACCGTGCAGGGCGATCAGCAACTCTTCGTTCCGGTAAGGGACTTCGGGATCGGCCGAGCCGGAGAGCGCGCCCGCCTCGGCGAGCACCGCCACCAGTTGGTCGGCCAGCCGGGGCGAGCCCGGCCCGGTGGCGGCCCGGTCGGTGCGCTGGGCGGAGGTGCCGAAGCGCTCCACCCGGGTGAACGCGGGCCGCCCGGCGAGCACCCCGTCGGTCAGCGCCGCGAGCCCCGCGCCGAACGCCGAGCGCACACCGATCCCGCCGACCAGGACGGCGCGCCGCGGCGGGCCGTTCCGGAGAGCGGTCGCGGTCATGACGCGGCGGACCCCGTCGTCGCCCCGGCGGCGGCGATCTGCGCGCCGAGCGCGGTGACCGCGTCGTCCACCGTGCGGATGGCGTCGAGGCGCTCGTCGTCCAGGTCGATCTGCACGCCGTAGGCGTTCTCGGCCTCGGCGATCAGCCAGGTCAGCTCCAGCGAGCCCAGGTGCTCGTCGACCTGCTCGGGCGAGCGGTCGCCGTACCGGGCGAGCATGGCCAGCGCCTCGGTCCGGCCGAAGCGCACGTCGGCGGCGCCCATCAGGCGGTACCCACCGAGGTCTTGGCGATCCGGGCGGCGACCTCGGCGCTGAACTCGTCGATGGTCATCAGCGCGGTGGACTCCATGTCGTCCAGCTCGAAGCGGATGCCGAACTCCTCCTCGACCTGCACCGCGAGGTCCGCCAGCGCCAGCGACTCCAGGTCGAGGCCGGCCGGGCCGAGGTCGGTCTCCGAGGTGACCTGCGAGACGTCGTAGTTCATCGACGCCAGGGAGGTGAGGATGAACGAGCGGATCTGTTCCTGCATGAGCTGACTCTTTCCGGGGCGTCGGGATACGGATGTCGAGACACGAATGTCGGCGCATCGGTGTTGGGGCATGGGTGCTGGGACATGGATGCCGAGGCATCGATGTCGCGGCACGGGAGCGGGCGCGCGGGTGTGGTCGCACAGGTGTTGCGGCACGGATGTCCGATCATCGATGTCGAGACATCGATGACGGAGCATCGGTGCTGAGGCATGAATGCTGCGACACGGGTGTTGCGACACGGGTGTTGCGACACGGATGTCCGGACATCGATGCCGGGGCATCGGCGGCGGGGCATGACGCCAGGACGCGGCCGCTGAGGCGGCGGGGCCAGGACGTCGATGTCGCGACATGGTTGTCTCGACATGAATGTCGAGGCATTGATGCCGACGCATCGGTGAGGGGTCACCGATGTCGCGGCACGGATGTCGGATCATCGATGCCGAGACATCGATGATGTGTCATCAATGTCGCAACATGAATGTCGCGGCACTGATGTCATGGCACGAATGTCGCGTCACCGATGTCGCGTCACCGATGTCGCGGCACGGGTCACGTGCCACCGATGCCACGGCACCAGCGCCACGACGACGGTGCCGCAGTACGTACGAGCAGGTCGGTTCCGGGCGGAAGCGCGGACGGACGTGCGGACGGTGTCTGGAGCCGGCCGCCGGTCCGAGCGCACCGCGCCGGAAGGGGCGGGCGGGGAACGGGGTGGGGCGGGGGTGGAGCGGGGTGGGTCAGCGGGGGGTGTCGGCGACCTGTCGGCGCAGGGCGGCGGCGTCCCGCAGCAGCTTTCCGGTGGCGGTCCGGGGGAGCTGCGGCATCAGGTGCAGTCGGCGGGGGAGCTTGTAGCCCGCCAGTTCCTTGCCGAGCAGTTCGCGCAGCTGCTCGGCGGCGCCGTCCCGTTCGGACGGCGAGGAGGTGACGCCGTCGGCGGTCGCGGCGTAGGCCTCGATCGCGCCGTCGGCGAACAGCACCACGGCCTCGACCACACCGGGGAGCCCGGTGAGGGCCTGTTCGACCTCGTTCAGGTCGACCTTGAGACCGCCGATGGAAATCTGTGAGTCGCGCCGGCCGAGCACGGTGACCAGGCCGGTGGCGGCCTCGATCCGTGCGGCGTCGCGGGTGTGCAGCAGGCCGTCCGACCAGCGGGTGGGGTCGGTCAGGCCCAGGTAGGGGGACTCCGTCCGGGCGATGTGGAGTTCGCCGCCGGAGACGGTGAGCTCCATGCCGTGGACGGGTGCCACCGCCGGGTGGGTGCGCCCGGTCAGGTCGGTCGCGATCACGCCGGTCTCGGTCATCCCGTACATGGTGCCGAGCGGTACCCCGAAGCGTTCGCGGAACGCCGCGGGCAGCTGTGGGCGGACGAGTTCGCCGGCCACGATCATCCGCCGCAGGTGCGGAAGTTCGGGCGGCGCCGCGGCCGCGGCCAGCAGTTCGGCGTGGAACGGCACCCCGATCACGGTGGTCGGGGCGGTGCCGTCGGCGATGGCGGCCAGGATGCCCGCGGGGGTCATCCGTTGCGGCACCACCAGCTCCACGCCCGCGTGCAGGGCGTGCAGGAGTCCGCCGACCAGGCCGAGCACGTGCACTGTCGAGGACAGCAGCACGGTCCGCTCGCCGCGGGTCGGGAACTCCGGCAGCCGTGCGTAGCAGTCGAGTTCGCGCAGCAGGTCGGCGGCCGTCCGGGCGATCACCTTGGACGGGCCGGTCGACCCCGAGCTGAGCTGTACCAGGGCATGCTCGGAGGCGGCCGCCACGCCGTCCGGGAGCGACCGGAACTTCGGTCGCCCGTCGGCGAGTTCGACCAGCACCCGGGGATGCAGCCGGTCCACCGCGCGGTCCACCTCGACGGTGGTCAGCCGGTGGTCGAGCAGGACCGCCTGGGCGCCGGAGCGCCAAGCGGCCAACAGCACCGCGACGAACTCCGCCGACGGCGGCATCCGCAATGCCACCGTCCCGTGTTCGCCGAGGCCGGCGGCGGCCAGCTGCCGCTGCCGTTCGGCCACCAGGGCCCGCAAGGTCCCTCTGGCCACCGGAGCGCCGAAGCGCAGGCACGGTTCGCCGTCCGGTCCGGCGAGTAACTGCTCGTCCACCCAGTCCGCGGCGACCGTGCCGCCGCGTACCGGGGTTGGGGTAAGCGTCAACGCAACTCCACGCGCTCGTGTGGGAAGCAAGGTTCGGAAGTTGTGATGCTTCAGTGTGGATCCCCCGTCGGTGCCGACCTTTGCACGGGAGCGCATCAAGGGTCAAGGTCTATACCAGTGGCGGGCTGCCCCCTACGCTGTCCCTCGTTTTCGGACGAGTTGACGGTTCATCAGGAGGTTCGGACGCGATGGTTCCGCTCACACTGGCGGATCACGGCGCGTTGGCCAAGGCCCGACTGCCCGCCGTGATCTGGGATTTCTTCGACGGAGCGGCCGGGGACGAGTGGACCGCGAGGGCCAATTCGGAAGCCTGGCACCGCTACGTGCTGCGCCCGCGGGTCCTGGTCGACGTCTCGGCCCCCGACACCGGCACCGAGCTGTTCGGCACCCGGCTGGCCGCCCCGTACGGCGTCGCCCCGATGGCTTACCACGGCCTGGCCCACCCCGACGCCGAGTGCGCCACCGCCCGGGCCGCCGCCGAGGCGGGCGCGCTGCTGGTGGTGAGCATCTTCGCCGGCCGCACGCTGGAGCAGATCGCCGCCGCCGCGCCCGGCGCGCCGCGCTGGCTCCAGCTGTACTGGCTGCGCGACCGCGAGGCGCTCGCCGGGCTCGTCCGGCGCGCCGAACAGGCCGACTACCGGGCGCTGGTGCTCACCGTCGACGCGCCCAGGGTCGGCCGCCGGCTGCGTGACCTGCGCAACGCCTTCGCGCTGCCGCCCGGGATGACCGCCGCCAACCTGGCCGCCCGGCTGAGCAGCGAGGCCGGCCGGTCCGCGCCCGGCCGCTCCGGCATCGAGGAGCACTCCCGGCGGCAGTTCGACCCGTCGATCACCTGGGCCGACCTGGCCTGGTTGCGGCGGCACACCACGCTGCCGCTGGTGCTCAAGGGCGTGCTCACCGCCGAGGACGCGCGGCGGGCCGTCGAGCACGGCGTGGACGGCCTGGTCGTCTCCAACCACGGCGGCCGCCAGCTCGACGGCACCCCGCCCGCGCTCGACGCCCTGGCCGAGGTGGTGGACGCCGTCCCCGCCGAGTACCCCGTGCTGGTCGACGGCGGCCTGCGGCACGGCGGCGACCTCGCCAAGGCGCTGGCCCTCGGCGCCCGCGCCGCGCTGGTCGGCCGGCCCGTGCTGTGGGGCCTGGCGCACGGCGGTGCGGACGGCGCCCGGGCGGTGCTCGACCTGCTGCGCGAGGAGCTGCTCGACACCATGGTGCTGGCCGGCCGGCCCACCCTCGCGGACCTCGACCGCGGCGCGCTCGCGCCCTGGCCGCCGGCGCCGCGGACGTACCGCTGAGTGCGCTCCGCTCCCCTTATATATAGGGGACGTGACGGAGCATCGACAAAGCAAGCGAAAGAGAACGGAAGACCCCCCCGTGACGCACACCGACATCCCCGCCGCGGAGCCCGGCACGCCCGGCGCCGAACCCACCGTGCAAGCCCCCGTCGAACCCGCGCCGGCCCCCGCCGCCGACCCCGTCGCGGCGCTGTTCGCCGACTGGGACTGGGAGGACCCCGACGGCCTCGCGGCCCGCACCGACGCGTTCACCGACGACCTCGCCCGGTGCACCACGATCGAGCAGGTCAGCCCCGAAGTACCGCGTACGCACGAGGAGTTCCGGGCACTCGGCGTCACCGGCATCGAGTTCGCCGCGTTCCGCACCCGCCACCCGGAGGGCCTCGGCACCGACCTGGTCGGCCTGCACAACGACGCCGACGCCACCCGTCCCGGCCCGGTCTACCGGATCGACGGCAGCAGCCTGTACACCAGCCTGGACATCACCCGGCCGCTCCCGTTCGACGACCACAGCGTCGACTGGGTGTACGCCGAGCACCTGATCGAGCACGTCCCGCTCGGCACCGCCGTGTACTGGCTGGGCGAGGTGCGCCGGGTGCTGCGCCCCGGCGGACTGCTCCGGATCACCACGCCCGACCTGGCGAAGTACATCGCCGGCTACCTCGACGACCGCGAGCAGTTCTTCCGCCGCCACCGCCGCCGCCTGCGCACCATGCGGGTCGGCCCGCCGATGCCGGAGCGGCGCGCCTTCATGCTGAACCAGATCTTCTACCACTTCGGCCACCGCTGGATCTACGACGAGGCCGAGCTGCGGTACGTCCTGGACAGCGCCGGGTACGGTGGATTCGCCGTCACCCGACGGGAGTTCCAGACCGGCGCCCGGCCGGACGTCGCCG is part of the Kitasatospora setae KM-6054 genome and harbors:
- a CDS encoding class I SAM-dependent methyltransferase, yielding MTHTDIPAAEPGTPGAEPTVQAPVEPAPAPAADPVAALFADWDWEDPDGLAARTDAFTDDLARCTTIEQVSPEVPRTHEEFRALGVTGIEFAAFRTRHPEGLGTDLVGLHNDADATRPGPVYRIDGSSLYTSLDITRPLPFDDHSVDWVYAEHLIEHVPLGTAVYWLGEVRRVLRPGGLLRITTPDLAKYIAGYLDDREQFFRRHRRRLRTMRVGPPMPERRAFMLNQIFYHFGHRWIYDEAELRYVLDSAGYGGFAVTRREFQTGARPDVAALDTAFRKDESIYLEAVAPDAAAEGPR
- a CDS encoding class I adenylate-forming enzyme family protein gives rise to the protein MTLTPTPVRGGTVAADWVDEQLLAGPDGEPCLRFGAPVARGTLRALVAERQRQLAAAGLGEHGTVALRMPPSAEFVAVLLAAWRSGAQAVLLDHRLTTVEVDRAVDRLHPRVLVELADGRPKFRSLPDGVAAASEHALVQLSSGSTGPSKVIARTAADLLRELDCYARLPEFPTRGERTVLLSSTVHVLGLVGGLLHALHAGVELVVPQRMTPAGILAAIADGTAPTTVIGVPFHAELLAAAAAPPELPHLRRMIVAGELVRPQLPAAFRERFGVPLGTMYGMTETGVIATDLTGRTHPAVAPVHGMELTVSGGELHIARTESPYLGLTDPTRWSDGLLHTRDAARIEAATGLVTVLGRRDSQISIGGLKVDLNEVEQALTGLPGVVEAVVLFADGAIEAYAATADGVTSSPSERDGAAEQLRELLGKELAGYKLPRRLHLMPQLPRTATGKLLRDAAALRRQVADTPR
- a CDS encoding acyl carrier protein, yielding MQEQIRSFILTSLASMNYDVSQVTSETDLGPAGLDLESLALADLAVQVEEEFGIRFELDDMESTALMTIDEFSAEVAARIAKTSVGTA
- a CDS encoding alpha-hydroxy acid oxidase produces the protein MVPLTLADHGALAKARLPAVIWDFFDGAAGDEWTARANSEAWHRYVLRPRVLVDVSAPDTGTELFGTRLAAPYGVAPMAYHGLAHPDAECATARAAAEAGALLVVSIFAGRTLEQIAAAAPGAPRWLQLYWLRDREALAGLVRRAEQADYRALVLTVDAPRVGRRLRDLRNAFALPPGMTAANLAARLSSEAGRSAPGRSGIEEHSRRQFDPSITWADLAWLRRHTTLPLVLKGVLTAEDARRAVEHGVDGLVVSNHGGRQLDGTPPALDALAEVVDAVPAEYPVLVDGGLRHGGDLAKALALGARAALVGRPVLWGLAHGGADGARAVLDLLREELLDTMVLAGRPTLADLDRGALAPWPPAPRTYR